DNA from Thioclava sp. GXIMD2076:
AAGCTGAACGAGAACGGCGTGAACACGCAGATCAACGTGGTCGAGCCGCGTCCGCAGGTGATCGAGGCGGGTCCGTTCAAGGTGCAATTCGCGCCGATCTCGCATTCGATCCCCGAAAGCTCGGCGCTGATCATCGACACGCCCGAAGGCCGGATCGTCCACTCGGGGGATTTCAAGCTCGACGCAAATCCGATCGTCGGCGAACCCTTCGACGTGCAGATGTGGCACGAGATCGCGCAGGAAACGGGCGGCATCAAGGTGTTGACCTGCGATTCCACCAATATCTTCAGCCATCTGCCGGGCAAGTCGGAGGCGACTCTGATCGAGCCGCTGACGAAGCTCATCCAGATGCAGGATGGCATGATCGTCGCGACCACCTTCGCCTCGAACGTCGCTCGGTTGAAAACGCTGGCCGATGCGGGGGTCGCGGCGGGCCGGTCGATCTGCCTGCTCGGCCGTTCGATGAAACGGATGGTTCAGACCGCCAAGGAAACCGGCGTGCTGAAGGATTTCCCTTCCGTGGTGCAACCCGAAGAGGCCGCCGACATCCCGCGCGAAAACCTGATGCTGATCGTGACCGGCTCGCAGGGCGAGCGGCGCGCGGCCTCGGCGGCGCTGTCGCGCGGTAAATATCTTGGTCTCGAGATGAAAGAGGGCGATGCGTTCCTCTTCTCCTCGAAAACCATTCCCGGCAACGAGATCGGCGTGATCAAGATCATGAATGCCTTCTCCGAGATGGGGGTTGAGGTGATCGGTGATCGCGGCGGGCTCTATCACGTTTCGGGCCATGCCAACCGTCCCGATCTGGAGGCGGTGCATGATCTGCTCAAGCCCAAGACCCTGATCCCGATGCATGGCGAGCACCGTCATCTGCGCGAGCATATGAAACTGGCGCAGTCCAAAGGTATCGCCTCGGAAATCGCAACCAACGGGACCATGCTTGATCTGACCGGCGACCAGCCGAAGGTCGTGGAATATATCGAGACGGGCCGTCTCTATCTGGATGGCACCGTGCTGATCGGCGCGCTGGACGGTGTGGTGCGCGAGCGTATCCGCATGGCACTGAACGGCCATATCATGGTGAATGTGATCATCGACGAAGACGGGGCGCCATTGGGCGATCCGTGGGTCGAGACGATGGGCCTGCCGGTCAAGGGCCGTTCTGGCATCGCGCTCGAGGAGGTTCTCGAACAGGAACTCTCCGAGGCACTCGATCGCGCACCGGGCAAGGTGATGAAGGATGACGACAAGATCGAGGATGTGCTGCGCCGCCAGGCCCGCACCTGCTCGCTCGAGGAGATCGGCAAGAAGCCGGAAGTGACCGTCGTCGTCTCGCGTCTGATGGACGAATAAGCATCCAATACCTGCAATTGATACCCGCCCGTGCCTGGCACGCGGCGGGTATTTTTATGTCCGCCCATTGCGGCGCGTGACGATAGAGCAGACATGAAAAAGGCGGCCCGCGGGGCCGCCTTTCTTGCATCTGGATTGATCGATCAGCTTTCGCTGCTATCGCTCGGCGTTTCCGCTGCCGGAGCGGCGGTGGCGTCCCCTGCGGCCTCGACCGGTTCATCGGTCTTCTTCTTGCGGCTGCGCGTGGTGGTCGCCCTGGGCTTGGCCGCGGCCTTGGTGGTCGTGGTTTTGGCCTTGGGCGTTTTGGGCTTTGCCGTTGTCGAGCGGGTGCGCGTGCGCTTGGGCTTTGCAGCGGGTTCCTCTGCCGCAGCTTCGGCAGATGCTGCTGTCTCTCCTGCAGGCTCGGCTGCAACCGGTTCCGCGGGGACGGCTTCGGAGGCTACGTCCGCCTCGGGCGTTGCGACCGGAGCAGCCGCGTCGGTCGACGCTTCGACTGCCGCCTCGGCGCTGGTCTCTTCGGCCTTTTTCGGAGCAGCCTTGCGGCGACGCGAACGGGTGGGTTTCGGCGCTTCTGCCTCTTCCTGCACCTGCGTTTGAGCCTCGGCCTGAATATCGGCCTTCGCCTCGACCGGGGCTGCCGGAGCCGCGGCCTCGACTGTTACCTCGGCCGTCGTTTCGACTACGCTGTCCTCGTCATGCTCGTCATCCTTCGGACGCGAGATCACGAATTCGCGCAGCAGGAATTCCGGCACATGGTCGCCCATGCCGACCACATCAGGGCCATCATCACGACGATTGCGGCGGTAGCGGTCGGAGCCATGACGCTCCGGCTGCGCACGGCCGTGTTCGTAGGATTTTCCATGATCATGGCGGGGGCTGCGCGGGGTCTCGGCTTCGGCGCGCGGAGATTCTTCGCGGCGCTCGCTGTCGCGGCGGTCCTCGTAGCGGCGTTCGGCGGCTTTAGCCTCGACGGGTTTTGCCTCGGGGACAGCCACGTTCAGCGGCTCTTTCGACGCTTCCTGACCGTGATCGGGGACGGGACGTTTGTGGTCACGTCCATTGCGCCCGCCGCGTTCGCCGCGCGAGGAGGACGAGCGGCCACCACGTTCGGTGCGTGGGCGCGGAGCCTGGCTTGCGGCGTCGGAAAGCTCGAACCCTTCGGGAATTTCCGCGCGGGGCAGGGTCGTCTTGACCAGATCCTCGATCTGGCCGAGGAATTTCTCGTCATATGGCGTTGCCAGCGAGATCGCGGTGCCCAGACGGCCCGCGCGACCGGTTCGCCCGATGCGGTGCACATAGTCTTCGGCATGCATTGGCAGATCGTAGTTGAAGACGTGGCTGACGCTGGGCACATCCAGACCGCGGGCCGCCACATCGGAGGCCACAAGGATTTTCAGCTTGCCATCGCGGAAGCTTTCCAGCGTGCGGGTCCGCTGCGACTGGTCCAGATCGCCATGGATCGGCTGCGCATCAAAACCGTATTTTTGCAGCGATTTCGAAACGATATCCACATCCGTCTTGCGGTTGCAGAAGACGATCCCGTTATCGAGCTTCTCGCCCTCGGCGGTGATCACCGCGCGCAGCAGTTCGCGCTTGGTCTTGGCGGCCTGATCCTTGCGGGGCGGGGTGATCTCGATGAGCTTTTGAGTGATGGTCTGCGAGGTGGTGGCCTGACGGGCCACTTCCACGCGCACCGGCGCCTGCAGGAAGGTATTGGTGATACGTTCGATCTCGGGAGCCATCGTTGCCGAGAAGAACAGCGTCTGACGGGTGAAAGGCGTCAGCTGGAAGATGCGCTCGATATCGGGGATGAAGCCCATATCCAGCATCCGGTCAGCCTCGTCGACCACCATCACCTTCACATCGGTCAGGATCAGCTTGCCGCGCTCGAAATGGTCCAGAAGGCGGCCCGGAGTGGCAATAAGCACATCCACACCCTTGTCGATCAGCTTGTCCTGCTCGCCAAAGGCCACGCCACCGATCAGCAGGGCGCGGGTCAGTTTGGTATGTTTGGCATAGAGGTCGAAATTCTCGGCGACCTGCGCGGCCAGTTCGCGCGTCGGTGCGAGCACCAGCGACCGCGGCATCCGCGCGCGGGCACGGCCACGGCGCAGGCGGGTCAGCATCGGCAGGGTGAAGGACGCGGTCTTGCCGGTCCCGGTCTGGGCGATCCCCAGAACATCCTTGCCCTCGAGGGCAGGGGGAATCGCTTTTTCCTGAATCGGAGTGGGCGAAGTGTATCCCGCCTCTTCGATGGCAAGAAGAACCTTGGGGTCGAGTTTCAGCTCGGAAAACTTGGTCATACGCGTCCTGATAACAGCAGAGCAATGTCTGCAGAAAATAAGGGACGCGACGGTTCAGGCGCCCCGGCTAGCTCCCACCGGATTATGGGATGGCGTGTGCACTAGCCGAATTTCAGCAAAAGGTCAATGTAAAGGGCCATGCAGCGGCGGATGTAGCGATTGTTTCGCCATAATGGTGGCCATTATGCCTGCAATGCAGCCCGGCGGACCCGTGCGACCGATCAGCGCAATTGCCTGCGCCGTCCGGGAGCGCTATCTCCTTGCTTTGGTTTTGACAGCCATGACCCAAGGTGACAAAGCTTGGCGTCCCCCCGAAAGCGAGGACTTGGAATGACTTCAGAGATCGTCACGCATGCTGCAGGCCTCGGTCCTGTCATGGCCTTCGCCACGGTGGGCGCGGTCGGCGTCGGTGCCCAGTGGCTGGCATGGCGGCTCCGCCTTCCGGCCATCGTCTTCATGCTGATCGCGGGCGTTATCGTCGGGCCGGTGACGGGGCTCATCGACCCGATGCGCGATTTCGGTGACCTGACCGGCCCATTGATCAGTCTGGCGGTGGCGGTGATCCTGTTCGAGGGGGGCATGTCGCTTGACCTCCACCGACTGGGCGATGCGCGGGCCGGTGTGATGCGGCTCGTGCTGATCGGTGCGCCTCTGGGCTGGCTGATGTCGACGCTTGCCCTGCGGCTGGCAGCCAATCTCTCCTGGGAAAGCTCCGCCGTCTTCGGTGGCATCATGATCGTCACCGGCCCGACGGTGATCGCACCACTTCTGCGCTCCGCGCGTCTGGCACGGCGACCGGCACAGCTTCTGCAATGGGAGGCCATCGTCAACGACCCGATCGGCGCGCTGGCTGCTGTGCTGGCCTATGGGGTCGTGTTGGTGTTCCATGCCGATCTGGGGCTGGGCGAGGCCGCGCTCGAGACAGGGCTCGGCATTCTCTTCGCGCTGGTCTTCGGCCTTGCCAGCGGGCGGGCGATGGTCTGGGCGTTCCAGGGCGGGCGGGTGCCGGAATTCATGAAGGTGCCGGTGCTGTTCGTGGCGCTGCTGTTTACCTTCGCGCTGAGTGATGCGGTGCTGCATGAAAGCGGGCTTCTGGCAGTGACCATGATGGGGCTGGTGATCGGCAATGCCGATCTCCCCTCCTATACCGAACTGCGCCGGTTCAAGGAGCATGCCACTGTTCTGCTGGTGTCGGGGGTGTTCATCCTGCTGGCAGCGAGCCTCGATATCTCGCAGCTGCGGCTCCTGAACTGGAAGGCACTGGGCTTCCTAGTGGCGGTGATCGCCATCGCGCGCCCTGCTACGGTGCTTTTGTCGCTTCTGGGCACCAAAATCCCGTGGAAAGAGCGCGTCTTTATCGCCATGACCGGCCCGCGCGGGGTGGTTCTGGTGGCGGTGGCGGGGCTCTTCGGGCAGCGTCTGGCCGATGCCGGCGTGGCCGATGGCGCGATGATCGCGCCGCTGGCCTTCCTGCTGGTGACGGTCACGGTGGTGCTGCACGGGTTCACACTGGCACCTCTGGCGCGAGCGTTGGGACTGGCCGATACCGAGAAGCCGGGCGTGCTGATCGTGGGCGGCTCGCGGTTTTCCACCCGTCTGGGCGAGGCGTTGCAAAAGGCCGATGTGCCGGTGCTGATCGCCGATTCCAACCACCAGCACCTGATCCGGCCACGGGCGGCGGGGCTGAAGACCTTCTATGGCGATATTCTGGGGGAGGCCGCCGAGGATACGATCGAGCGGCTCTCCTATTCCAATGTTCTGGCGGTCACCGATAACGACGCCTACAACACGCTGGTCTGCACCGATCTCGGCGCAGAGCTGGGCCGTGCCAACGTCTGGCAGGTCGCCCGTCAGCGCGAGGACCAGCGCCGTCATACGCTGCCTGCGCAGCTGGGCGGACAGCCCTTCGGGGCGGGGCGGACCTTCGATATGTTCCGCGATATGGTGCGCGAGGGCTGGAGCTTCCGCGTGACCCGCCTGACCGAGGAGTTCACGCTGGCACAATGGCGCGCGCTGCGCCCGATGGCCGTGCCGCTTCTGCGGATTTCTCCAAAAGGGGAGATCGGTTTCATCGACAAGCCCGAGGAGCTTAAGGCCGATGCGGGGGTGCGGATCCTGTCGCTCCTGCCGCCCGATGCAGGCTCCGACGAGGCGGCCAGCGTGGCGGTGACCGAGGTGGACGAGAAACCCGACACCGCCCCCGGTCCGGTCGCGCCGCTGCCCTGATATGGCGCGATACGGGGCAGCGACCCACGCAAAACCCCGCGGTCCGTGCCGTAACAGTTGACCTTGACCGCCGCCTCTGGCAGTGGAGAGGCAACCAGAGGAAGACCCAGATGAACCTGTTTGCCAATATCCGCGCGGTCGTGATCAACGCGCTGAACGAGATGACGAAGGACGGCACGCTCCCCGAGGGGCTGGACCTGAGCAACGTAACCGTCGAGCCGCCGCGAGACGCGCTGCATGGCGATATGGCGACCAATGCCGCGATGGTGCTGGCCAAGCCCGCAGGCGCCAAGCCCCGCGATCTGGCCGAGGCGCTGGCTGCCAAGCTGCGCGAGGAGCCGCGTGTGACCTCCGCCGAAGTGGCAGGGCCCGGTTTCCTGAACCTGCGTCTCGATGCGTCCGTTTGGGGCGATGTGGCCCGTGCGGCGCTCGCCGCAGGCCCTGATTTCGGCCGTGCCGATCTGGGCAAGGGTCTGAAGGTCAATGTCGAATATGTCTCGGCCAATCCGACCGGTCCGATGCATGTCGGGCACACCCGTGGCGCGATCTTCGGCGATGCGCTCTCGAGCCTGCTGGATTTCGCGGGCTATGATGTCACGCGCGAATATTACATCAACGATGGTGGCGCGCAGGTCGATGTGCTGGCGCGCTCTGCCTATGAGCGCTACCGGGAGGCCTGCGGCCTCGAACCCGAGATCCGCGAGGGTCTCTATCCGGGCGATTACCTGATTCCGGTGGGGCAGGCGCTCAAGGATAAATATGGCGACAGCCTGCTGGAAAAAGGCGAGCAGTTCTGGCTTGAGGATATCCGCGAGTTCGCCACCGAAGCGATGATGGAGATGATCCGCAGTGATCTGGCGTCGCTAGGTGTGAAGATGGATGTCTTCTATTCCGAGAAATCGCTCTATGGCACGGGCCAAATCGAGGCGGCGCTCAAGCGCCTAGAAGATATGGGTCTGATCTATGAGGGTGTGCTTGAGCCGCCGAAGGGCAAGCTGCCCGAGGATTGGGAAGAGCGCGAGCAGACGCTGTTCAAATCGACCCAGTTCGGGGATGATGTCGACCGTCCGGTGAAAAAATCCGACGGAAGCTGGACCTATTTCGCGCCCGATATCGCCTATCACTGGACGAAGGTCGAACGCGGTTATGACATGCTGATCGACGTCTTCGGCGCCGATCACGGTGGCTATGTGAAGCGGATGAAGGCGGCCGTGGCGGCGCTTTCGGACCGTCGCGTTCCGCTCGACATCAAGCTGATCCAGCTGGTGAAGCTGTTCAAGAATGGCGAGCCCTTCAAGATGTCCAAACGTGCAGGCACCTTTGTGACCCTGCGCGATGTGGTCGAGCAGGCGGGCGCCGATGTGACCCGCTTCCATATGCTGACCCGCAAGAATGACGCAGCCCTCGATTTCGATTTCGACAAAGTGCTCGAGCAGTCCAAGGATAACCCCGTTTTCTATGTGCAATACGCACATGCGCGGGTCTGTTCGGTCATGCGCAAGGCGGCGGAAGCGGGCTGGGATCTCAATGATGCCAAGCTCTCGCAGGCCGATATCATGCTCGAGGATGCCGCACAGGCCACGCTTGCACGCAAGATCGCCGAATGGCCGCGTCTGGTGGAAATCGCCGCCCGTGCCAATGAGCCGCACCGCGTGGCCTTCTTCCTCTACGAGCTGGCCTCCGACCTCCACAGCCTGTGGAATCGCGGCAATGACAAGCCCGAACTGCGCTTCTTCCAGGAAGGTGACGAGGCTGCGACCACCTCACGAATCGCTCTGGCCCGCGCCACGGCGGTTGTGATTTCTGCCGGACTTGGTATCCTTGGTGTCACTCCGGCTGAAGAGATGCGCTAAAACGCACGCCGCTGGATGAGAAGGTAGTGGACCGGGAAACCGGCGGCGAGGCGGAATATGGCAGTCTTTCACAGACCCTTCGAGGGGGATGATGCCTCCTATGAGGAGGAAGCATCCGGAAACGAGAGCGCGCGGCCACGGCGGCGCGCTTCCGGCTATTCCATGCCGTCGGCAGGGCGTATGCGGCGCGATTCTGTGGGTGCTGGTGGCGAGTCGAGCTTCTTCATGCCGTCTCAGGCGTTCCGGCCACGCGACGATTACGATGTGGATGACGAGGCGCTGGAATTCGGCGCCTACCGTCCCAACCGCCAGCCCGACGATCACGAATTCATCACGGCGGATGATGATTACGATCCGTGGGAGCAGTCCGAACAGGGGACAGAGCCGCAAGAACCCGTAACAGCGCAAAGCGAGGCGCGCACGGCACCTGCGCGCAGCTTTACCCCCAATTACAGCAACCAGCCGCATCCCTCGCAAGCGCCTGCCTTCGATCCCCGCTATGGCGCGGAGGTGTTCGAGGACGAGGAGTTGCCCGCTCGCGCACGCCCGCTGCAGCGCTGGGTCAATGTGGCAGGGGCACTGACCTCGGTCGCGCTGATCCTCGGTGTGGTGGTCTGGGGCTACAAGCTCGCGATGCGCGACATTCAGGGCGTGCCGGTGATCAAGGCGATGGACGGCCCCGCGCGCGTGGCCCCCGAGGATCCGGGTGGCGAGCTGGCCGAGCATGTGGGCCTGTCGGTCAATGGCGTGGCGGGCACCGGTGTGGCCGCTCCCGCGCCCGAGCGCGTAACGCTCGCCCCGCCCGAGGCCGTGCTGGCCGAAGGCGACAAGGCGATGTCCGACCTGAAGCCGATCGATGCGGCGACCGCTCCGATGGAAGCCGAGGACGCGCCCGATCAGGTCATCGTGCCGGTCCCCGATAGCGATGCCGCGCCCACGCCCGAAATGCAGAGCGCGACCCGCTCGCTGGCCGTGCCCAATGCGATCGATGAGGATGCGGCAGAAGATGCCGATATGACCGATAGCACCGCTCTGGTGGTCGATGATGCCGAAGAGGGCACGCAGGAGGCGGTGGCGCCGCCCTCGGCCGATGCGATCGCCGACACCATTCCCGGTGTGATCCGTTCGCCGCGTCCCTTGGCCCGCCCCGATCATGATCTGGTGGCCGAGGCGGTGGCCGCCTCGCTGGGCGGTGGCGGGGCGTCTGCCTCACCCTCCGAAAGCTCCGGTCCCGTGGAGATCGATGCGGGCAGCCTTCCGGCAGGCACGCGGCTCGTGCAGATCGGGGCCTTCGACAATATCGATCAGGCGCGCAGCGCCTGGGACCAGACCGCCACCCGTTTCGGCCCCCTGATGGAAGGCAAGAAGCGCGTGGTGCAAGAGGCCACCGCGGGTGGCCGGACCTTCTTCCGCCTCAGGGTGCAGGGCTTCGATGATCTGGCGCAGGCGCGCCAGTTCTGCGCGGCACTTGTCGCCGAGGGCGCAACCTGTATTCCGGCAACGGTGCGATAATGACTTCAGCCACGATCCTTGGACTGTCGGGCCTGACCCTGACCGAGACCGAGCGCGCATTTTTCCGCGAGGCGCAGCCTTGGGGGTTCATTCTGTTTGCGCGCAATATCGATACGCCCGATCAGGTGCTGCGCCTGACCTCCGATCTGCGCGAGGCCGTGGGCCGGGATGCGCCGGTGCTGATCGATCAGGAGGGCGGGCGCGTTCAGCGGATGCGTGCGCCCCATTGGCGCGAATGGCTGCCGCCGCTCGAACAGGCTGCATTCCTTGATCCCGAGCGCAGCTTCTGGCTGCGGGCGCGGATCATGGCGGACGAGCTGCGCGCCGTGGGTGTCGATAGCAATTGTGCGCCCTGCTGCGATATTGCGGGACCGCAGACGCATCCGTTCCTGCGCAACCGCTGTATGGGCGAGGATGCCGCCACCGTGGCCCGCAATGCCCGTGCAAGCGCGATGGGCTTTCTGGCAGGCGGTGTGCTGCCGGTGATCAAGCATATTCCGGGCCACGGTCGGGCCACGGCCGACAGCCATAAGGATCTGCCGCTGGTCGAGGCCTGCGCCGAGGATCTGATCGCGCAGGATTTCGCGGCTTTCCAGCCGCTCCATGATATGCCGATGGCAATGACCGCCCATATCCGCTTTGCCGCTTTCGATGATGCCCCTGCGACCCAGTCGCCGGTGATGGTCGATTTGATCCGGCAGGTGATCGGGTTTGACGGTCTGCTGATGTCCGATGATCTCTCGATGCAGGCGCTCTCGGGCAGCATCCGCCAGCGCGCCGAGGCCACGATGGCTGCGGGCTGCGATATCACGCTCCACTGCAATGGCGAACGGGCCGAGATGGAAGAGGCCGTGGTGGGAGCAGGGACATTGAGCGATGCCGCCAAGACCCGTGCCGCAGCGGCCATCGCGCGCCGCGCGATGCCCGAGGCCGTGGATATCGCGGTGCTGGAGCGGGAGCTTGCAGACCTCTTGCAGGCAAGCGGGGTCTGATGGCCACGCCCCCCAAACCCCAGGATATGCGCGTGGCCGAGCGTCTGGCCGCCGAGGCGCTGATCATCGATGTGAACGGGTTCGAGGGCCCGCTCGATCTCCTGCTGACGCTTTCGCGCAGCCAGAAGGTCGATCTGCGCAAGATCTCGGTGCTGGCTCTGGCCGAGCAATATCTGGCCTTTGTCGATCATGCGCGCGAACTGCGTATCGAGCTGGCCGCCGATTATCTGGTGATGGCAGCGTGGCTGGCCTATCTGAAATCACGCCTGCTGCTGCCGCCCGAGCCCGATGCCGAGGGCCCCTCCGCCGAAGATATGGCCGCCCATCTTGCCTTCCAGCTGGAACGGCTGGAGGCGATGCGGGATGCAGCCGCGCAACTGATGGCGCGCGACCAGCTGGGGCGCGATATCTTCCCGCGCGGGATCTCCGAAGAAGTGGTGCGGGTGAAGAAGATCACCTATTCGGCCACGCTGATGGATCTGATGCGCGCCTATTCGCGCGTGCGCACACGCGACGAGTTCCGCCCCTATGCGTTTGACCGGCGTAATATTTTCAGCCTCGAACAGGCGCTCGACCAGCTGCGCGATCTGATCGGCTTCTCGGGCGAGTGGATGGATCTGTCGAGCTATCTGCCCGAGAGCTGGCGGGTCGATCCCGCGCGCAGGCGGTCTGCGACAGCGGCCACTTTTGCCGCCTCGCTGGAACTGGCCAAACAGGGCGCCATCGAGATCCGCCAGAGCGATACCTTCTCTCCCATCTCAATCCGGAAGACATCATGAGCGATCCCGTAGAGACCATGGTCGAAGACCGCGAACCGCAGCTCTTCTCGGCCCCGCCGATGGAGGCGCAGGAGCG
Protein-coding regions in this window:
- a CDS encoding ribonuclease J, yielding MSDRLIYLPLGGAGEIGMNAYVYGYGPEGSERLIVVDLGVTFPDMDGSPGVDLIMADAAWLEQNAERIEAIFITHAHEDHIGALPFLWPKLRKPVYARAFTASLGQQKLNENGVNTQINVVEPRPQVIEAGPFKVQFAPISHSIPESSALIIDTPEGRIVHSGDFKLDANPIVGEPFDVQMWHEIAQETGGIKVLTCDSTNIFSHLPGKSEATLIEPLTKLIQMQDGMIVATTFASNVARLKTLADAGVAAGRSICLLGRSMKRMVQTAKETGVLKDFPSVVQPEEAADIPRENLMLIVTGSQGERRAASAALSRGKYLGLEMKEGDAFLFSSKTIPGNEIGVIKIMNAFSEMGVEVIGDRGGLYHVSGHANRPDLEAVHDLLKPKTLIPMHGEHRHLREHMKLAQSKGIASEIATNGTMLDLTGDQPKVVEYIETGRLYLDGTVLIGALDGVVRERIRMALNGHIMVNVIIDEDGAPLGDPWVETMGLPVKGRSGIALEEVLEQELSEALDRAPGKVMKDDDKIEDVLRRQARTCSLEEIGKKPEVTVVVSRLMDE
- a CDS encoding sodium:proton antiporter encodes the protein MTSEIVTHAAGLGPVMAFATVGAVGVGAQWLAWRLRLPAIVFMLIAGVIVGPVTGLIDPMRDFGDLTGPLISLAVAVILFEGGMSLDLHRLGDARAGVMRLVLIGAPLGWLMSTLALRLAANLSWESSAVFGGIMIVTGPTVIAPLLRSARLARRPAQLLQWEAIVNDPIGALAAVLAYGVVLVFHADLGLGEAALETGLGILFALVFGLASGRAMVWAFQGGRVPEFMKVPVLFVALLFTFALSDAVLHESGLLAVTMMGLVIGNADLPSYTELRRFKEHATVLLVSGVFILLAASLDISQLRLLNWKALGFLVAVIAIARPATVLLSLLGTKIPWKERVFIAMTGPRGVVLVAVAGLFGQRLADAGVADGAMIAPLAFLLVTVTVVLHGFTLAPLARALGLADTEKPGVLIVGGSRFSTRLGEALQKADVPVLIADSNHQHLIRPRAAGLKTFYGDILGEAAEDTIERLSYSNVLAVTDNDAYNTLVCTDLGAELGRANVWQVARQREDQRRHTLPAQLGGQPFGAGRTFDMFRDMVREGWSFRVTRLTEEFTLAQWRALRPMAVPLLRISPKGEIGFIDKPEELKADAGVRILSLLPPDAGSDEAASVAVTEVDEKPDTAPGPVAPLP
- the argS gene encoding arginine--tRNA ligase; translation: MNLFANIRAVVINALNEMTKDGTLPEGLDLSNVTVEPPRDALHGDMATNAAMVLAKPAGAKPRDLAEALAAKLREEPRVTSAEVAGPGFLNLRLDASVWGDVARAALAAGPDFGRADLGKGLKVNVEYVSANPTGPMHVGHTRGAIFGDALSSLLDFAGYDVTREYYINDGGAQVDVLARSAYERYREACGLEPEIREGLYPGDYLIPVGQALKDKYGDSLLEKGEQFWLEDIREFATEAMMEMIRSDLASLGVKMDVFYSEKSLYGTGQIEAALKRLEDMGLIYEGVLEPPKGKLPEDWEEREQTLFKSTQFGDDVDRPVKKSDGSWTYFAPDIAYHWTKVERGYDMLIDVFGADHGGYVKRMKAAVAALSDRRVPLDIKLIQLVKLFKNGEPFKMSKRAGTFVTLRDVVEQAGADVTRFHMLTRKNDAALDFDFDKVLEQSKDNPVFYVQYAHARVCSVMRKAAEAGWDLNDAKLSQADIMLEDAAQATLARKIAEWPRLVEIAARANEPHRVAFFLYELASDLHSLWNRGNDKPELRFFQEGDEAATTSRIALARATAVVISAGLGILGVTPAEEMR
- a CDS encoding SPOR domain-containing protein encodes the protein MRRDSVGAGGESSFFMPSQAFRPRDDYDVDDEALEFGAYRPNRQPDDHEFITADDDYDPWEQSEQGTEPQEPVTAQSEARTAPARSFTPNYSNQPHPSQAPAFDPRYGAEVFEDEELPARARPLQRWVNVAGALTSVALILGVVVWGYKLAMRDIQGVPVIKAMDGPARVAPEDPGGELAEHVGLSVNGVAGTGVAAPAPERVTLAPPEAVLAEGDKAMSDLKPIDAATAPMEAEDAPDQVIVPVPDSDAAPTPEMQSATRSLAVPNAIDEDAAEDADMTDSTALVVDDAEEGTQEAVAPPSADAIADTIPGVIRSPRPLARPDHDLVAEAVAASLGGGGASASPSESSGPVEIDAGSLPAGTRLVQIGAFDNIDQARSAWDQTATRFGPLMEGKKRVVQEATAGGRTFFRLRVQGFDDLAQARQFCAALVAEGATCIPATVR
- a CDS encoding glycoside hydrolase family 3 N-terminal domain-containing protein, with amino-acid sequence MTSATILGLSGLTLTETERAFFREAQPWGFILFARNIDTPDQVLRLTSDLREAVGRDAPVLIDQEGGRVQRMRAPHWREWLPPLEQAAFLDPERSFWLRARIMADELRAVGVDSNCAPCCDIAGPQTHPFLRNRCMGEDAATVARNARASAMGFLAGGVLPVIKHIPGHGRATADSHKDLPLVEACAEDLIAQDFAAFQPLHDMPMAMTAHIRFAAFDDAPATQSPVMVDLIRQVIGFDGLLMSDDLSMQALSGSIRQRAEATMAAGCDITLHCNGERAEMEEAVVGAGTLSDAAKTRAAAAIARRAMPEAVDIAVLERELADLLQASGV
- a CDS encoding ScpA family protein, with product MATPPKPQDMRVAERLAAEALIIDVNGFEGPLDLLLTLSRSQKVDLRKISVLALAEQYLAFVDHARELRIELAADYLVMAAWLAYLKSRLLLPPEPDAEGPSAEDMAAHLAFQLERLEAMRDAAAQLMARDQLGRDIFPRGISEEVVRVKKITYSATLMDLMRAYSRVRTRDEFRPYAFDRRNIFSLEQALDQLRDLIGFSGEWMDLSSYLPESWRVDPARRRSATAATFAASLELAKQGAIEIRQSDTFSPISIRKTS